The following proteins come from a genomic window of Malus domestica chromosome 02, GDT2T_hap1:
- the LOC103401849 gene encoding BES1/BZR1 homolog protein 2-like, which yields MTGGGSSGRLPTWKERENNKRRERRRRAIAAKIYSGLRAQGSYKLPKHCDNNEVLKALCAEAGWVVEEDGTTYRKGCKPSPMEIAGTPTNMSACSSIQQSPQSSAFPSPVPSYHASPSSSSFPSPTRFEGNPSSYLLPFLCNIASIPTNLPPLRISNSAPVTPPLSSPTSRGSKRKPDWDSLTNGCINSLRHPLFAASAPSSPTRRHHLTPATIPECDESDASTVDSGRWVSFQTGAPAVAPPSPTFNLMKPVAEQNVLQNAVEAHVGMGWGSTAERGRGSEFEFESGTVKAWEGERIHEVGADDLELTLGNGKNH from the exons ATGACAGGCGGTGGGTCGTCGGGGAGGTTACCAAcatggaaggagagagagaacaacaagaggagagagaggaggaggagagccATTGCTGCCAAGATATATTCTGGGCTCAGAGCTCAGGGAAGCTACAAGCTTCCCAAGCACTGCGATAACAACGAGGTCTTGAAAGCTCTCTGTGCTGAAGCTGGCTGGGTTGTGGAAGAAGATGGCACCACCTACCGCAAG GGATGCAAGCCATCTCCAATGGAAATTGCAGGCACTCCAACAAATATGAGTGCGTGTTCTTCTATTCAACAAAGTCCACAATCCTCAGCTTTCCCAAGTCCCGTACCATCTTACCATGCCAGTCCATCATCCTCCTCTTTTCCAAGTCCTACTCGTTTCGAAGGAAACCCCTCCTCTTACCTTCTTCCGTTCTTGTGCAACATAGCTTCCATTCCCACAAATCTTCCTCCTCTTAGAATATCCAATAGTGCTCCTGTAACCCCACCTCTTTCTTCCCCAACCTCTAGAGGTTCAAAGAGAAAACCTGATTGGGATTCCCTTACTAATGGTTGCATAAACTCCCTGCGCCACCCTCTTTTTGCAGCCTCTGCCCCTTCAAGTCCTACACGTCGCCACCATCTTACACCTGCCACAATACCAGAATGTGATGAGTCTGATGCTTCCACTGTGGACTCTGGTCGTTGGGTCAGTTTTCAGACAGGGGCGCCTGCAGTTGCTCCGCCTTCGCCCACATTTAATCTTATGAAACCAGTGGCTGAGCAGAATGTTCTTCAGAATGCTGTTGAAGCCCATGTGGGGATGGGATGGGGGAGCACTGCAGAGAGGGGACGAGGCTCGGAGTTTGAGTTTGAGAGTGGCACAGTGAAAGCTTGGGAGGGTGAGAGAATACATGAGGTAGGAGCGGATGATCTGGAGCTCACACTTGGAAATGGGAAGAACCATTAA